In one Geotoga petraea genomic region, the following are encoded:
- the ftsY gene encoding signal recognition particle-docking protein FtsY, whose product MGLFDKLKKGLSKTRETFFGGIKTLFAGKKLDDEVLEELEEILIMSDMGMETVEKILDDLKSEYKKQEPDDPLLLLRDIMVSNLESEGFNANPQQNPYIIFVVGVNGSGKTTTIAKLSKKYISEGKKVAIAAADTFRAAAIEQIKHWGEKIGATVIAHEHGSDAAAVVFDTLKHAKSKGKEIVIVDTAGRLHNKSHLMEELKKIKRVIEKETDGPHETLLVLDGTTGQNGVQQAKAFKDSVDITGVVVTKLDGTAKGGIAFSINNQLNIPIKMIGVGEKEDDLQMFDPKSYVNALLGVEDDG is encoded by the coding sequence ATGGGGCTTTTTGATAAATTAAAAAAAGGGTTATCTAAAACAAGAGAAACATTTTTTGGAGGGATAAAAACCCTTTTCGCGGGTAAAAAATTGGATGATGAAGTCCTTGAAGAGTTAGAAGAGATATTGATAATGTCAGACATGGGTATGGAAACCGTTGAAAAAATATTAGATGATCTAAAAAGTGAATATAAAAAACAAGAACCAGATGATCCTTTGTTATTGTTAAGAGATATTATGGTGTCTAACCTTGAATCAGAGGGATTTAATGCAAATCCACAGCAAAATCCATACATCATTTTTGTAGTTGGAGTGAATGGTAGCGGGAAAACCACTACAATTGCAAAGTTGTCTAAAAAATATATAAGTGAAGGTAAAAAAGTTGCTATAGCGGCTGCTGATACCTTTAGAGCTGCTGCTATTGAGCAAATAAAACATTGGGGAGAAAAAATTGGAGCTACCGTTATTGCACACGAACATGGTTCTGATGCTGCAGCTGTGGTTTTTGACACTCTTAAACATGCAAAATCAAAAGGTAAAGAAATCGTTATTGTAGATACAGCTGGAAGACTACATAATAAGAGCCATCTAATGGAAGAATTAAAAAAAATTAAAAGAGTTATAGAAAAAGAAACAGATGGCCCACATGAAACCTTGTTAGTTTTAGATGGAACGACTGGACAAAATGGTGTACAACAGGCGAAAGCTTTCAAAGATTCTGTCGATATAACAGGCGTTGTTGTTACGAAGTTAGATGGTACTGCAAAGGGAGGAATAGCTTTTTCTATAAATAATCAGTTAAATATACCTATAAAAATGATAGGTGTAGGAGAAAAAGAAGACGACCTTCAAATGTTTGACCCAAAATCTTACGTAAATGCACTTCTTGGGGTTGAAGATGATGGCTGA
- a CDS encoding DUF2225 domain-containing protein, with product MADFWKDTVKCPICGNEFMFSKVSSQAIKVKERDIDLKPIYKGVNPLKYSLITCPHCYFTFNEKDAENIKNEIKELHFSKIQDFLKTLSEKDMKGLDNYDTKDLDFYKKQIVIASEIYSILEKPFEVSRLLLKLSWVYREENDEKRELKILNNILKINNKFYESADNDRETIFLLFYDSYINYRLGKKEEAAKNIERLVRNYSKTKSPYIKAAKELRGELK from the coding sequence ATGGCTGATTTTTGGAAAGATACAGTCAAATGTCCGATTTGTGGAAATGAATTTATGTTTAGTAAGGTATCTAGTCAAGCTATAAAGGTTAAAGAAAGGGATATAGATTTAAAACCTATTTATAAAGGCGTCAATCCATTAAAATATTCTTTGATAACTTGCCCCCACTGCTACTTTACATTTAATGAAAAAGATGCCGAAAATATAAAAAATGAAATCAAGGAATTACACTTTTCAAAAATACAGGATTTTTTGAAAACTCTTTCTGAAAAAGATATGAAGGGTTTAGATAATTATGATACAAAGGATTTGGATTTTTATAAAAAGCAAATAGTGATAGCTTCAGAGATATATTCTATTTTAGAAAAACCTTTTGAAGTTTCCAGATTGCTTTTAAAATTATCTTGGGTTTATAGGGAAGAAAACGATGAAAAGAGAGAACTAAAGATTTTAAACAACATACTCAAAATAAATAACAAATTCTATGAATCAGCAGATAACGATAGGGAAACAATATTTTTACTATTTTATGATTCATATATTAATTATAGATTAGGTAAAAAAGAAGAAGCTGCGAAAAATATTGAACGATTAGTGAGAAATTATTCTAAAACCAAATCTCCTTATATAAAAGCAGCAAAAGAATTACGGGGTGAACTCAAATGA
- a CDS encoding 3D domain-containing protein, with amino-acid sequence MKKILLFLVLIMIIFIFSGCSMFSQQEEPKLPDQDIQELQESINQLNEKLTKMEKDINQLSDEFYQNKRKESYDYSVITDLKTQFSSMKERLTLIEGLIYKGESSDKVEKILNLNKRVENIEKSITSIETGGTSSSSTVIGEKVGNIEEEINMLKSEISDIKNNQEDIYILNKISEINERLDSIEKQKSSSNIEFNEDEIRALIDKTIKNMDLSTYLEDTIEYKAEQAISKLYYGSQSESLIKINELSENVLKLEEQIQNLEYQFQTLSSKPSNSLQERYLSEITDLEKKINAALFSIGDSQLRSLYENQEEIVYTVKSGDYLGKISNAFSLGPNGVDIIMAANNIEDPKYIRVGQKLTIPVGNIENYIEWPLKSTKSSEYNRIVIKFGQRTENGISSGIGVLPAKNEQVYPLLPGRVIETGTAMNGNWYVKIDHGNSIVSMISNIRTIYVKEGDWVNNESSLGLVEKDKIVSLELWKSGEPKDPLKLFFKISGDFMATYYTEWDDKYVHYPTFRITKSGKIPTVWKTIAADPDVLPIGTVVYIPELKELPNGGFFVVEDTGGKVIGKKIDIYVNDVRLAQKTEDVTIYIVGKEG; translated from the coding sequence ATGAAAAAGATATTATTATTTTTGGTATTAATTATGATTATCTTTATTTTTTCTGGCTGTTCTATGTTTTCACAACAAGAAGAACCAAAATTGCCAGATCAAGATATACAAGAGTTACAAGAATCGATTAATCAATTAAACGAAAAATTAACTAAAATGGAAAAAGATATTAACCAATTATCCGACGAATTTTATCAGAATAAAAGGAAAGAGAGTTATGATTATAGTGTAATAACCGATTTGAAAACTCAATTTTCTTCCATGAAAGAAAGGTTGACATTGATAGAAGGCTTAATTTATAAAGGTGAAAGTTCTGATAAAGTTGAAAAAATATTGAATTTAAACAAAAGAGTTGAAAACATAGAAAAATCGATAACTTCTATTGAAACTGGTGGGACTTCAAGTTCTTCAACAGTTATAGGTGAAAAAGTAGGAAATATTGAAGAAGAAATAAATATGTTGAAATCTGAAATTTCAGATATTAAAAATAACCAAGAAGATATATACATATTAAACAAAATAAGTGAAATAAATGAAAGATTGGACTCTATAGAAAAGCAAAAATCTTCATCGAACATTGAATTTAATGAAGATGAAATAAGAGCTTTAATTGACAAAACGATAAAGAATATGGATTTGAGTACGTATCTTGAAGATACTATAGAGTACAAAGCTGAGCAAGCTATATCCAAGCTCTATTATGGGTCTCAAAGTGAAAGCCTTATTAAAATAAACGAATTATCAGAAAATGTTTTAAAGCTTGAAGAACAAATTCAAAATCTTGAATATCAATTTCAAACATTGTCTTCAAAACCTTCAAATAGCTTACAAGAAAGGTATTTAAGTGAAATTACTGATTTGGAAAAAAAGATAAATGCAGCACTGTTTTCAATAGGTGATTCGCAGTTAAGATCATTGTATGAAAACCAAGAAGAAATAGTTTATACTGTTAAATCAGGTGATTATCTTGGAAAAATATCAAATGCATTTTCTTTAGGTCCTAATGGCGTTGATATAATTATGGCTGCAAACAACATTGAAGATCCAAAATATATAAGAGTTGGTCAAAAATTGACAATTCCTGTTGGAAATATTGAGAATTATATAGAATGGCCTTTAAAATCCACAAAATCATCTGAATATAATAGAATAGTTATAAAGTTTGGCCAAAGGACAGAAAATGGGATTTCTTCCGGTATAGGAGTTCTGCCAGCAAAAAATGAGCAGGTTTACCCTCTATTACCAGGAAGAGTTATTGAAACTGGCACTGCTATGAATGGCAATTGGTATGTAAAAATAGATCATGGAAATTCTATTGTTAGTATGATTAGTAATATAAGGACTATATATGTTAAAGAGGGAGATTGGGTTAATAACGAAAGCTCTCTTGGCTTAGTTGAAAAAGATAAAATCGTATCGCTTGAATTGTGGAAGAGTGGAGAACCGAAAGATCCGTTAAAATTATTCTTCAAAATTTCAGGAGATTTTATGGCTACATATTATACTGAGTGGGACGATAAGTACGTTCACTATCCTACTTTTAGAATAACTAAATCAGGAAAAATTCCAACTGTTTGGAAAACCATTGCTGCTGACCCTGATGTATTACCTATAGGAACCGTTGTTTATATACCAGAGTTAAAAGAACTGCCTAATGGCGGTTTTTTTGTAGTAGAAGATACTGGTGGAAAGGTAATCGGAAAAAAAATTGATATTTATGTTAATGATGTAAGACTCGCCCAAAAAACAGAAGACGTTACCATATATATAGTTGGTAAGGAGGGTTAA